One genomic window of uncultured Fibrobacter sp. includes the following:
- the dnaX gene encoding DNA polymerase III subunit gamma/tau yields MAYVAMARKWRPQSFSDMVGQEHIAKTLQNAIEGGRLHHAFLFTGTRGVGKTTSARILARTLNCKGGDPLHPCGECESCKDISGGNPMDVYEIDAASNTSVDNIRDVIERVQYPPVIGKYKIFIIDEVHMLSTGAFNALLKTLEEPPPHVIFIFATTEVNKVPQTILSRVQRFDFKRLTIDQIRSRLRFICEQEGINASDEALDIFAEKADGSMRDGLTYFDQAYAFTGNEMTAESVRSILGIPPVELFFALIQSIAAHDLKGCFKMVDEAVKIGIEFTPLLDGFGKFLRNLIYSRLDAFTADALNISDEVYSKYKSTAPELSNGDLLRISKMLIDLQGTLRYSTNPRLLVETTFARMAWLDRLTDLRRALAAINDPRNADSEALKKKVTEVSAMIDAQEQAKASYSDPFASLRDGGNGTYSRYEITAAWPSILSSFADDGDLVFSAALNGTVLEAGDLQATPFPLSLVFIGDTAQPTSWGYKQFMEHPEYIQRLQNKLEDLLQTAITLGVKTRAYTETELQQRLAAKMSPFELDLQKDPSLARLKELFAAELVYSRKLAGMAPIQADEYMEQDS; encoded by the coding sequence ATGGCATACGTAGCAATGGCGCGAAAGTGGCGCCCACAATCTTTCTCCGACATGGTCGGTCAGGAGCATATCGCTAAAACGCTCCAGAACGCAATCGAGGGAGGACGTCTCCACCATGCGTTCCTGTTTACCGGCACCCGCGGTGTAGGCAAGACCACCTCGGCCCGTATTCTCGCACGTACCCTCAACTGCAAGGGCGGCGACCCGCTCCACCCGTGTGGCGAGTGCGAAAGTTGCAAAGACATCTCGGGCGGCAACCCGATGGACGTCTATGAAATCGACGCGGCGTCCAATACGAGCGTCGACAACATCCGTGACGTGATTGAGCGCGTCCAGTACCCGCCTGTCATTGGCAAATACAAGATTTTCATCATCGACGAAGTCCATATGCTCTCGACAGGTGCCTTCAACGCCCTTCTCAAGACGCTCGAAGAACCGCCTCCGCATGTGATTTTCATCTTTGCAACGACCGAAGTCAACAAGGTTCCGCAGACTATTTTGAGCCGTGTGCAACGCTTTGACTTCAAGCGCCTCACCATCGACCAGATCCGCAGCCGTCTGCGTTTCATCTGCGAGCAAGAAGGCATCAACGCCTCCGACGAGGCCCTCGACATCTTCGCCGAGAAGGCCGACGGGTCCATGCGTGACGGTCTCACCTATTTTGACCAGGCCTACGCCTTTACCGGCAACGAGATGACCGCCGAATCGGTGCGTTCCATCCTCGGCATCCCGCCTGTAGAGCTCTTTTTCGCCCTGATCCAGTCTATCGCCGCCCACGACCTCAAGGGTTGCTTCAAGATGGTCGACGAAGCGGTCAAGATTGGCATTGAGTTTACCCCGCTCCTTGACGGTTTCGGCAAGTTCCTGCGCAACCTGATTTACAGCCGCCTCGACGCATTTACCGCCGACGCGCTGAACATCTCGGATGAAGTTTATTCTAAATACAAGTCGACGGCTCCCGAACTTTCGAACGGGGACCTGCTTCGCATCAGCAAAATGCTCATCGATCTGCAGGGCACGCTGCGCTACAGCACGAACCCGCGACTCCTCGTAGAGACCACCTTCGCGCGAATGGCTTGGCTCGACCGACTCACGGACCTCCGCAGGGCGCTTGCAGCGATAAACGACCCCAGGAATGCCGATTCCGAGGCGTTAAAAAAAAAAGTAACTGAAGTCTCCGCCATGATAGACGCCCAGGAACAGGCCAAGGCGTCTTACAGTGACCCCTTCGCAAGTCTTCGGGATGGCGGAAACGGGACTTATTCCCGTTATGAAATCACGGCGGCCTGGCCATCGATCCTCTCTTCCTTCGCCGACGACGGGGACCTCGTATTTTCGGCAGCACTGAACGGCACCGTCCTCGAAGCAGGCGACCTCCAGGCCACGCCATTCCCGCTATCGCTTGTATTCATTGGCGATACGGCACAACCGACCTCCTGGGGCTACAAGCAGTTCATGGAGCACCCGGAATACATCCAGCGCCTACAAAACAAACTGGAAGACCTGCTGCAAACCGCCATAACACTGGGCGTCAAAACGCGAGCCTACACCGAAACGGAACTGCAACAGCGCCTCGCCGCCAAGATGAGCCCTTTCGAGTTGGACCTCCAAAAAGACCCGTCCCTCGCACGCCTCAAGGAACTGTTTGCCGCAGAACTCGTCTATTCGCGCAAGCTGGCCGGCATGGCCCCAATCCAGGCCGACGAATACATGGAACAGGACAGCTAA
- a CDS encoding YbaB/EbfC family nucleoid-associated protein has translation MDMSKMLKDLQKMQNKMLKAQSDLKAQSFEAEAGGGMVKVAMNGKGVITMIKINPDAVDKDDVEALEDLIMAAVNSAVKKKDDAAQSSLSDITGGMKIPGLM, from the coding sequence ATGGACATGAGCAAAATGTTGAAAGACCTTCAGAAAATGCAGAACAAGATGTTGAAGGCACAGAGTGACCTCAAGGCCCAGAGTTTCGAAGCCGAAGCCGGCGGCGGAATGGTGAAAGTGGCCATGAACGGCAAGGGGGTCATCACCATGATCAAAATCAACCCGGATGCCGTCGACAAAGACGACGTGGAAGCCCTGGAAGACCTCATCATGGCCGCCGTGAACTCCGCCGTCAAGAAAAAGGATGACGCGGCACAGTCCAGCCTGAGCGACATCACCGGCGGGATGAAGATTCCCGGACTCATGTAA
- a CDS encoding TolC family protein yields the protein MPRKYVILPAIAIGLIAPSWAGTVYTREEAVKIALEKSTEIQSAQEDLVSTSSKVEGGYGAAYPSIDLSATMTRIFGLDDVKKSSDLTNAAKGMAQATDDDGHPNANAYDQQVIGPAMDGLIYGMKSQGYRWQTSVGVTATQILYSGGKVGTGIEIAKSAKHVSEIALDNKKAEVRYNVEKAFNQLIFMDSSIVILEESIKLTQNYVDLAVNNQKSGLGTELDVIRAQLQLDELKSTLEKTNKTRVVARNNLLLTMGLPFEADVQFQGTLRSPEENLPLPDTSMANVKKRRKELAQLEESEKIQSKLVDLEKGDYRPTVVLIGGLKYANNQNSIKDWDAPDWDKNINKYIALNATMNLFNGMQTREKVTQAKSSLRSTQIQKESAERGFRLQIESCMNDLNDAEQQLGIKKRSVELAQKNQILTEASYNVGKETQLNLLESTMKLRNAKLNYMEAVLNWNNAYNALLQATGEY from the coding sequence ATGCCAAGGAAATACGTAATCCTTCCAGCTATCGCGATAGGCCTCATCGCCCCCTCTTGGGCAGGAACGGTCTACACCCGCGAAGAAGCTGTAAAAATCGCTCTCGAAAAATCAACGGAAATCCAATCCGCACAAGAAGACTTGGTTTCGACGTCCTCCAAAGTAGAAGGAGGCTACGGAGCCGCATACCCGTCCATCGACTTGAGCGCCACAATGACCCGTATTTTCGGGCTTGACGACGTGAAAAAGAGCAGCGACCTGACCAATGCTGCCAAGGGCATGGCCCAAGCGACCGACGACGACGGCCACCCGAACGCAAACGCCTACGACCAGCAAGTCATCGGCCCCGCCATGGACGGACTCATTTACGGGATGAAGAGCCAAGGTTACCGCTGGCAGACAAGCGTCGGCGTGACGGCCACCCAAATCCTTTATTCCGGCGGAAAAGTGGGAACTGGCATCGAAATCGCCAAGTCCGCTAAGCACGTAAGCGAAATCGCCCTCGACAACAAGAAGGCCGAAGTCCGCTACAACGTGGAAAAAGCCTTCAACCAGCTCATTTTCATGGATTCTTCGATTGTCATCCTCGAAGAAAGCATCAAGCTGACCCAAAACTATGTCGACCTGGCCGTGAATAATCAAAAGAGCGGTCTCGGCACGGAACTGGACGTCATCCGCGCACAGCTCCAGCTCGATGAACTCAAATCCACCCTGGAAAAGACAAACAAGACCAGAGTCGTTGCCCGCAACAACCTGCTCTTGACCATGGGGCTTCCCTTCGAAGCCGATGTGCAGTTCCAGGGTACACTCAGGAGCCCAGAAGAAAACCTCCCCTTGCCGGACACCTCCATGGCAAACGTCAAGAAGCGCCGCAAGGAACTGGCCCAACTGGAAGAAAGCGAAAAAATCCAGTCCAAACTCGTCGACTTGGAAAAAGGCGACTACCGCCCCACGGTCGTCCTGATTGGCGGCCTCAAGTACGCAAACAACCAGAACTCCATCAAGGACTGGGACGCCCCGGACTGGGACAAGAACATCAACAAGTACATTGCCTTGAACGCGACCATGAACCTGTTTAACGGCATGCAGACCCGCGAAAAGGTCACCCAGGCAAAATCCAGCCTGCGTTCTACGCAAATCCAGAAGGAATCCGCCGAACGCGGTTTCCGCCTGCAAATCGAATCCTGCATGAACGACCTGAACGACGCAGAACAGCAGCTCGGCATCAAGAAGCGTTCTGTGGAACTGGCCCAGAAGAACCAGATATTGACCGAAGCCTCCTACAACGTGGGCAAGGAAACCCAACTGAACCTGCTCGAATCCACAATGAAGCTCCGCAACGCGAAGCTCAACTATATGGAAGCGGTCCTGAACTGGAACAACGCTTATAACGCCTTACTGCAGGCTACCGGAGAATATTAA
- a CDS encoding efflux RND transporter periplasmic adaptor subunit — protein MNNIIKSIATLSAISLLLVGCEAFDKKDENKDKKKVTTIEEIQKEKGKPARVVKAGIAKLNDIRKFSGSIEGMQENKAISKMGDPLAKIYVAVGSVVKKDQVLAEYLFTGDNTSYQQAQEQVNLQEKAIARLREVYEKGGVSQQDLEQAESGLKIAKMNLETARRATLILAPEGGVVTELNYQVGQAPGVGGVFCTIAKLDQVILKLNVTSQDIGYFKKGTMATVTLNGNKIEGQVTLVPLAANPQTRFFPVEVTFNNKDRNLLPGMYVTAEVDTREVEGVIVPLEAVVYRNGVNAIWTVTEDNKAKRKIVKLGVQTQDDVQILEGINSGETVMVEGQSRMNDGDKVLVVE, from the coding sequence ATGAACAACATCATCAAATCCATCGCCACCCTCAGTGCAATTTCGCTTCTCCTCGTCGGCTGCGAAGCTTTCGACAAGAAAGACGAGAACAAAGACAAGAAGAAAGTCACGACTATCGAAGAAATCCAGAAGGAAAAGGGCAAGCCCGCCCGCGTCGTGAAAGCCGGCATCGCCAAACTGAACGACATTCGCAAGTTCAGCGGATCTATCGAAGGCATGCAAGAAAACAAGGCAATCTCCAAGATGGGAGACCCCCTCGCCAAGATCTACGTTGCCGTGGGCAGCGTAGTCAAGAAGGACCAAGTACTCGCCGAATACCTCTTCACAGGCGACAACACTAGCTACCAGCAAGCCCAAGAACAGGTGAACCTGCAAGAAAAGGCCATCGCCCGCTTGCGCGAAGTCTACGAAAAGGGCGGAGTGAGCCAGCAGGACCTCGAACAGGCAGAGTCCGGGCTGAAAATTGCCAAGATGAACCTTGAAACGGCTCGCCGCGCCACCTTGATTCTCGCTCCCGAAGGGGGCGTCGTCACGGAACTCAACTACCAGGTCGGCCAAGCCCCGGGTGTTGGCGGAGTCTTCTGCACCATCGCCAAGCTCGACCAGGTCATCCTCAAGCTGAACGTCACCAGCCAGGACATCGGCTACTTCAAGAAGGGCACCATGGCAACGGTCACCTTGAACGGCAACAAGATCGAAGGTCAAGTCACTCTCGTTCCGCTAGCAGCCAACCCGCAGACCCGCTTCTTCCCGGTCGAGGTCACCTTCAACAACAAAGACAGGAATCTCCTCCCGGGCATGTACGTCACCGCCGAAGTCGACACCCGCGAAGTTGAAGGCGTCATCGTCCCGCTCGAAGCAGTCGTCTACCGTAACGGAGTCAACGCCATCTGGACCGTCACCGAAGACAACAAGGCCAAGCGCAAGATTGTCAAGCTCGGTGTGCAGACCCAGGACGATGTCCAGATTCTCGAAGGCATCAATTCCGGCGAAACGGTCATGGTCGAAGGCCAGTCCCGCATGAACGACGGCGACAAGGTGCTGGTGGTTGAATAG
- a CDS encoding efflux RND transporter permease subunit gives MIKASIYKPITMLMVILTVVVFGLYTYSMMVVDLMPKFDVPVVTATIIYQGANPEEIESTIIKPLEDQVELVDGIDYVQSICLENYGIIVAMFNMGVNVDVAANDVRSKIDLASVNFPDAVQAPIIAKVDINGAAIMAISFTGPLNSTELRQKVEDDIEPLFTAVSGVASVDIFGGTTRQISIELDKDKMIDRNVDIATIMGLFGQSNVNYPVGEVIGKHKNTSVRTAGKFKDLDEIRNMDIPTAKGVIKLSEIAVVKDTIETVTSASRFNGQNSVSLDIKKRSDANVVKVSEGVIKRMNEIQKTLPEGFELHLVYDKSEAVNESIHNVIQNIIIAIGLTAGLLLLFLGKFSTMLIAALTMPISVIGAFTLMYFAGFGINMMSLMALSSSVGLLVTNSIVVLENINEKLKLGLEPKEAAYKGTSEIMVAIMASTLTNVCVFVPIAFMKSIAGIFFRTFGLTMVFATFVSLLVTFTLTPLMAAYLFKGKKKDEFGNIIEDKRSIGEIIFGVFPMIMNGIRFIYLKTLSFCLSVPGVLFQVAALVGMIVFVGGLAKNFLTVEIMPKQDQGMIGIKLEMPVGTNIETTDSVARIIEARVKGVPEIVHYSMNVGGSNGFTTVNQATMRVKLLKDWEGRTRSTDQIVDSLRPYLADIPDAYISIKSTSASEMSNNSAGDVVLEINGLHADSVIKASEIVMDRIKDKIEGIVDLKTSYEAGKPEIRLIPNRQALADYGVTLQTVATYNYIAVSGYEAGQYTEDGEEYDVYVRMQEKDRKNHADVEMLPILTPKGYVNASELFFIEDGAGPTRIDRKRKRTRVDVSMNLLPGHTTGEVMSKVGALAESMKDELPEGISFSFGAQADMQNDMVAEFKVAIIMAILLTYILLIALLESFMQPFIIMTTIPMGAIGVIIALILTGKALSMIALMAIVMLIGVVVNNAILLLDEANRLLRSGSMGRRSAIMTAAKTKFQPIVLATFASVVAQLPLAFALGGNVAAMTQPMGIASVGGLIVSAILTMYLVPTFFWLPNALTSKAKKMKNKIQTRLHSKA, from the coding sequence ATGATTAAGGCCAGTATCTATAAACCGATAACCATGCTCATGGTCATTTTGACCGTGGTGGTGTTCGGTCTTTATACCTATTCCATGATGGTGGTGGACCTGATGCCGAAATTCGACGTCCCCGTGGTCACCGCGACCATCATCTACCAGGGCGCAAACCCTGAAGAAATTGAATCAACGATTATCAAGCCGCTCGAAGACCAAGTAGAACTGGTGGACGGTATCGACTACGTGCAGTCCATCTGCCTTGAGAACTACGGCATCATCGTCGCCATGTTCAACATGGGCGTGAACGTGGACGTGGCAGCAAACGACGTGCGTTCCAAGATCGACCTCGCGTCGGTGAACTTCCCCGACGCCGTGCAGGCTCCGATTATCGCAAAGGTGGACATCAACGGTGCTGCCATCATGGCCATTTCGTTTACGGGTCCGCTGAACTCTACCGAACTTCGTCAGAAGGTCGAAGACGATATCGAGCCTCTCTTTACAGCCGTGTCCGGCGTGGCTAGCGTCGACATCTTCGGTGGTACGACCCGCCAGATTTCCATCGAACTCGACAAGGACAAGATGATTGACCGCAATGTGGACATTGCGACCATCATGGGCCTGTTCGGACAATCGAACGTCAATTACCCGGTCGGTGAAGTTATCGGCAAGCACAAGAACACCTCCGTGCGTACGGCCGGCAAGTTCAAAGACCTCGATGAAATCCGCAACATGGATATTCCGACGGCGAAGGGCGTGATTAAGCTTAGCGAAATCGCGGTGGTCAAGGACACCATCGAAACCGTGACATCCGCATCCCGCTTCAACGGTCAGAATTCGGTCTCGCTCGATATCAAGAAACGTTCCGACGCAAACGTGGTGAAGGTTTCCGAGGGCGTCATCAAGCGCATGAACGAAATCCAGAAGACGCTCCCCGAAGGATTCGAGCTGCACCTGGTGTACGACAAGTCCGAAGCCGTGAACGAATCCATCCACAACGTTATCCAGAATATCATCATTGCAATCGGGCTTACGGCAGGCCTCTTGCTCCTCTTCCTCGGCAAGTTCTCGACCATGCTTATCGCCGCCCTCACGATGCCTATTTCCGTGATTGGTGCCTTTACGCTCATGTACTTCGCAGGCTTCGGCATCAACATGATGTCGCTCATGGCTCTTTCGTCGTCTGTGGGCTTGCTCGTTACGAACTCCATCGTGGTGCTTGAAAATATCAACGAAAAGCTGAAACTCGGCCTCGAGCCGAAGGAAGCCGCCTACAAGGGCACTTCCGAAATCATGGTCGCCATCATGGCATCCACGCTCACCAACGTGTGCGTGTTCGTGCCGATTGCCTTCATGAAGTCTATCGCCGGTATCTTCTTCCGCACGTTCGGTTTGACCATGGTGTTCGCCACCTTCGTCTCGCTCCTCGTGACATTCACCTTGACCCCGCTCATGGCGGCATACCTATTCAAGGGTAAAAAGAAGGACGAGTTCGGCAACATCATCGAAGATAAGCGTTCTATCGGCGAAATCATCTTCGGCGTGTTCCCGATGATCATGAACGGCATCCGCTTCATTTACCTGAAGACTCTTTCGTTCTGCCTTTCCGTGCCGGGCGTGCTTTTCCAGGTTGCAGCCCTCGTCGGCATGATTGTCTTTGTCGGTGGTTTGGCCAAGAACTTCCTGACGGTCGAAATCATGCCGAAGCAGGACCAAGGCATGATCGGTATCAAGCTCGAAATGCCCGTGGGTACCAATATCGAAACGACCGACAGCGTTGCCCGCATTATCGAAGCAAGAGTCAAGGGGGTCCCCGAAATCGTGCACTACAGCATGAACGTCGGTGGTTCGAACGGCTTTACGACCGTGAACCAGGCCACGATGCGTGTCAAGCTCCTCAAGGACTGGGAAGGCCGTACCCGCAGTACCGACCAGATTGTCGACTCCCTGCGCCCCTACCTCGCTGACATCCCGGACGCATACATTTCCATCAAGTCCACATCCGCCTCCGAAATGAGCAACAACTCCGCAGGTGACGTTGTGCTCGAAATCAACGGTCTACACGCGGATTCCGTCATCAAGGCGTCCGAAATCGTAATGGACCGCATCAAGGACAAGATTGAAGGCATAGTGGACCTCAAGACAAGCTATGAAGCCGGTAAGCCGGAAATTCGTTTGATTCCGAACCGCCAGGCGCTTGCCGACTACGGTGTGACACTCCAGACCGTCGCTACCTACAACTACATTGCAGTGAGCGGCTACGAAGCTGGCCAGTACACCGAAGACGGTGAAGAATACGATGTCTATGTGCGCATGCAGGAAAAAGACCGCAAGAACCATGCCGACGTCGAGATGCTCCCCATCTTGACCCCGAAGGGATACGTCAACGCCAGTGAGCTGTTCTTCATCGAAGACGGTGCCGGCCCGACGCGTATCGACCGCAAGCGCAAGCGTACCCGTGTTGACGTTTCTATGAACCTGTTGCCCGGCCACACGACCGGTGAAGTCATGAGCAAGGTGGGCGCGCTTGCCGAAAGCATGAAGGACGAATTGCCCGAAGGTATCTCCTTCAGTTTCGGTGCCCAGGCAGACATGCAGAACGACATGGTGGCGGAATTCAAGGTGGCCATCATCATGGCAATCCTCCTTACCTACATCTTGCTTATCGCCCTCCTCGAAAGCTTCATGCAGCCGTTCATCATCATGACGACTATCCCGATGGGTGCTATCGGCGTGATTATCGCCCTCATCCTCACCGGCAAGGCGCTTTCCATGATTGCCCTCATGGCTATCGTGATGCTTATCGGTGTGGTGGTGAACAACGCCATTCTATTGCTTGACGAAGCGAACAGGCTACTACGCAGTGGCAGCATGGGACGCCGCTCGGCCATCATGACCGCGGCAAAGACCAAGTTCCAGCCGATTGTGCTTGCGACGTTCGCATCCGTGGTGGCCCAGCTCCCGCTGGCGTTCGCCCTCGGTGGTAACGTGGCCGCCATGACCCAGCCGATGGGTATCGCCTCGGTCGGCGGCCTCATCGTGTCAGCCATCTTGACCATGTACCTGGTGCCCACATTCTTCTGGCTCCCGAACGCTCTCACGAGCAAGGCCAAGAAGATGAAGAACAAGATCCAGACCAGGTTGCACTCTAAGGCATAA
- a CDS encoding GspE/PulE family protein: MNTNIFRGESRDGHVMRVAVTDIYDELLLERIRTETGCRIIPVQRTEAEIRRLLRADTQKSSEALLRELESGKKRNASSDSMPVISLVDSIVEQALEQGATDIHFEPDPQSLKVRFRKDGLLHDYKTLPAWIADPILIRLKLLAQADITERRLPHDGSFTFQGAHTQANVRLSTLPVQHGEKCVLRLLPTNDDAQTLDDLEFSPTIRQAFRNAFSAPQGLFLITGPTGSGKTTTLYAGLREIIHRNINVTTIEDPVEYTLHGANQVQVNEKCGFTFAAALRSILRQDPDVILIGEIRDSETAQIALRAAQTGHLVLATLHTNSARAAETRLQDLGIAPKLFRESLIGIVAQRLLRKCTPQTSDYKGRIVAVEFLRPNGTYVDGNLKENALRLVREGVTDMGEIARVFGS, encoded by the coding sequence ATGAATACAAATATCTTCAGAGGGGAATCGCGTGACGGTCACGTGATGCGTGTCGCCGTTACCGACATCTACGACGAGCTATTGCTCGAAAGGATCCGCACAGAAACCGGATGCCGAATCATTCCCGTACAGAGGACCGAAGCCGAAATCCGGAGATTGCTCCGCGCCGATACGCAAAAGAGTTCGGAGGCGCTACTGCGCGAATTGGAAAGCGGGAAAAAACGAAACGCCTCGTCTGACTCGATGCCGGTCATCAGCCTCGTAGATTCTATCGTGGAACAGGCTCTGGAACAGGGAGCAACAGACATCCATTTCGAGCCTGACCCGCAATCACTCAAGGTGCGCTTTCGTAAAGACGGTCTGTTACACGACTATAAGACGCTCCCCGCCTGGATTGCCGACCCCATCCTCATCCGGCTCAAGTTGCTCGCGCAAGCCGACATCACCGAGCGCCGCCTCCCCCACGATGGGAGTTTCACCTTCCAAGGGGCACATACACAGGCAAACGTCCGGCTGAGCACGCTCCCGGTACAACACGGAGAGAAATGTGTCCTGCGCCTGTTGCCCACAAACGACGACGCGCAGACGCTCGACGACCTGGAATTCTCCCCGACAATCCGGCAAGCCTTCCGCAACGCTTTCAGCGCCCCACAAGGGCTATTCCTCATCACCGGGCCCACGGGCAGTGGCAAGACGACCACGCTCTACGCAGGCCTTCGCGAAATCATCCATCGCAACATCAACGTCACCACGATAGAAGACCCCGTGGAATACACACTGCACGGAGCGAACCAAGTACAGGTCAACGAAAAATGCGGGTTCACGTTCGCCGCGGCGCTCCGCTCCATTTTGCGGCAAGACCCAGACGTTATCCTCATCGGAGAAATCCGCGACAGCGAAACCGCACAGATAGCGCTGCGGGCGGCACAGACCGGCCACCTTGTACTTGCGACACTCCACACGAACAGCGCCCGCGCGGCAGAGACACGCCTGCAAGACCTCGGCATTGCCCCCAAGCTATTCCGAGAATCGCTCATCGGCATCGTCGCCCAGCGCCTGCTACGCAAGTGCACCCCGCAAACAAGCGACTACAAGGGCCGTATCGTCGCCGTCGAATTCCTCCGCCCCAACGGCACCTATGTCGATGGCAACTTAAAAGAAAACGCCCTGCGTCTTGTACGCGAAGGCGTTACCGACATGGGCGAAATCGCCCGCGTGTTCGGCTCGTAA
- the mtgA gene encoding monofunctional biosynthetic peptidoglycan transglycosylase — translation MKVNIASVKKFFSKVKDLWTRFKNFKVVIVFAFIVKWLYRLINFIIRQALLILILYSAAFTIAASYFMYKGFVYVYDLYDGVVSLKNDQPEMSKYMQALLDSNPSFEIKHTYVPLDSIHVNLRKAVIASEDAGFYFHPGFDIRAISEALEANRVSGKTKFGGSTITQQLAKNLFLSGERSWERKFKELAYALLMEHELGKDRILELYLNYAQWGKDIFGCQEACLTYYKKSCSKLSVDQAINLAAMLASPGKHHPNMRESQFMAKRRAVIYQNMFPKKDSLLVDSLRQLMAPRSSSSQALDATAPVNAHDKPAKGGHSSAAKSQTPRDKAPKEKSAAKDSAAQKAKNKKK, via the coding sequence ATGAAAGTGAATATTGCTAGCGTCAAGAAGTTTTTTTCCAAGGTCAAGGATCTTTGGACCCGGTTCAAGAATTTCAAGGTCGTCATTGTCTTTGCTTTCATTGTCAAGTGGCTTTATCGCCTGATCAACTTCATCATCCGGCAGGCGCTCCTTATCCTCATCCTCTATTCCGCCGCGTTTACGATTGCCGCTTCTTACTTTATGTACAAGGGCTTTGTCTACGTGTACGATTTGTACGATGGAGTCGTCTCGTTGAAGAATGACCAGCCGGAGATGAGCAAGTACATGCAGGCTCTGTTGGATTCCAACCCCAGTTTCGAAATCAAGCATACCTATGTTCCGCTGGATTCTATCCATGTCAATTTGCGCAAGGCCGTGATTGCGAGCGAAGATGCCGGCTTCTATTTCCACCCGGGTTTTGATATTCGCGCCATTTCGGAGGCGCTCGAGGCGAACCGTGTGTCGGGCAAGACAAAGTTCGGCGGTTCGACGATTACGCAACAACTCGCGAAGAACCTCTTCTTGAGCGGGGAACGTTCGTGGGAACGCAAGTTCAAGGAACTCGCCTACGCACTCCTCATGGAGCATGAACTCGGTAAGGATCGTATCTTGGAGCTTTATCTGAACTACGCCCAGTGGGGCAAGGACATTTTCGGTTGCCAGGAGGCATGCCTCACGTACTACAAGAAGAGCTGTAGCAAACTGAGCGTGGACCAGGCCATTAACCTTGCGGCGATGCTCGCCAGTCCGGGGAAGCACCACCCGAATATGCGCGAAAGCCAGTTCATGGCAAAGCGCCGTGCCGTGATTTACCAGAACATGTTCCCCAAGAAGGACAGTCTGCTTGTGGATTCGCTGCGCCAGCTGATGGCTCCGCGTTCGTCTTCGTCGCAGGCGTTGGATGCGACCGCTCCCGTGAATGCCCATGATAAGCCGGCCAAGGGTGGGCATTCGTCTGCAGCGAAGTCTCAGACCCCCAGGGACAAGGCTCCGAAGGAAAAGTCCGCAGCCAAGGACTCTGCCGCTCAAAAGGCCAAGAACAAGAAAAAGTAG